The genomic window TCTCCCTGGTGGGGGCTATGATCCTCTCCATCCACCTCATCGGCAACTACCTCAAGCTGGTGGCCACCGGGAGGGCTTCACAGGCGATACGGCGTCTCCTCGAGCTGGGGGCCAAGGTGGCCCACCGGATCCGGGAGGACGGGCAGATCGAGGACGTGCCGGTACAGGCCCTCAGGAAGGGAGACCTGGTGCTCGTACGGCCGGGCGAGAAGATCCCCTCCGACGGGGTGATCGTGGAGGGGCATACCGCGGTGGACGAGTCGATCGCCACCGGTGAGTCGGTGCCGGTGGACAGGGGACCGGGGGATCAGGTGATAGGGGCCACGGTGAACCAGCAGGGGGCGATCACGGTGCGTATCGAGAAGGTGGGCAAGGAGACCTTCCTCTCGCAGGTGGCCCGGATGGTGCAGGAGGCGCAGGCGAGCAAGGTGCCCATCCAGGAGTTCGCCGACAGGGTGACGGCGGTGTTCGTGCCGGTGGTGCTCTCGATCTCTGCCGCCACCTTCGTGGTGTGGCTCCTCTTCCCCGAGGCGCTCGGCGAGGTGGTGCGCTGGGCGGCGGGCTTCCTCCCATGGGTGGATCCCTCGCGGGGAGTGGTGTCCATGGCCCTCTTCGCCGCCATCGCCACCCTGGTGATCGCATGTCCGTGCGCCCTGGGACTCGCCACGCCCACGGCCCTCATGGTGGGTATGGGGCTGGGGGCCGAGCACGGGATCCTGATACGAAGCGGCAAGGCCATCCAGATCGCCCAGAGCGTGCAGGATGTGGTCTTCGACAAGACCGGGACACTCACCGAGGGGAAGCCCCGGGTGGTGGGCGTGTGGGCGCCGGGGGGCGAGGAGGAGCTCGCGCGGCTCCTGTCGGCGGTGGAGTCGGCTTCGGAGCACCCGCTCGCGCGCGCGGTGTGCGCGTGGGCGGAGGAGCGCGGGGCCGGGGGTGCGCAGGCGCAGGGGGTGGAGGCGGTGCCGGGCAAGGGGGTGCGCGGCGTGGTGGGGGGGAGCGTGGTCCTGGCCGGGAGGCAGGAGTGGCTGGAGGAGGAGGGGGTGGCGACGGAGGGCTTCGCGGGGGAGGCGGAGGCGGCCTACGGTAGGGGCGAGACCGTGGTGTGGGTGGCGCAGGACGGGAGCCTCGTGGGGCTCGTGAGCCTGGCGGATACGCTCAAGCCCTCCTCGAAGGAGGCGGTGGAGGCCCTGAAGGAGCTCGGGATCCGCTGCATCATGCTCACCGGCGACAACGAGCGGGCGGCCCGGGCCATCGCCTCCCAGGTGGGGATCGACGAGGTGCGCGCCCGGCTCCTGCCCCAGGACAAGATCAGGGTCATCAGGGAGCTTCAGGCTCAGGGCCGGGTGGTGGCCATGGTGGGAGACGGGATCAACGATGCCCCCGCCCTCACCCAGGCGGATGTGGGGATCGCCATCGGCACGGGTACCGACATCGCCATAGAGTCGGCGGACATCACCCTGGTCTCGGAGAACATGCTGGGAGTGCCGCGGGCCATCGGGCTCTCGCGCGCCACGTTCCGCAAGATCCGGCAGAACCTCTTCTGGGCCTTCTTCTACAACGTGATCGCCATACCCATCGCGGTACTGGGGCTGCTCCACCCCGTGATCGCAGAGATCGCCATGGCGATAAGCTCGGTGAACGTGGTCACCAACTCGCTGCGACTGAGACGGGTGCGGCTGTAACGGGAAAACGCCTCCAGGAAAGAGAGGGGCACAGCGCCCCTCTCTTTTTTACGTGCATGGGAGGCTAGATCCTGTAGATGCGCGCCTCGTAGGGCCGGAGCCTTCCGGTCTCCGCATCCCCCAGGGAGGAGAGGACGAGGGCAGCATCCCCTTCTTCCCATTCCTGTTCCTCAGGGGTGAGGTTGAGCACGATCCTGAATCCACCGTGCCCTGCCGTCCGGTCGTAGACCCACAGGTGGTCCGAGTCGAGATCGTGCATCAGGAGGTCGCCGTAGACCAGGACGTCGACGTGTTCCTTCCTCATGCGGATGAGCCGCCTGTAGTAGGAGAGCAGGGAGTCGGGGTCGCGCTCCTGCTGAGCCACGTTGATGGTTCGATAGTTGGGGTTAAGCGGTATCCAGGGTTCGCCCGTGGTGAATCCCGCCTGTGTCTCCGCCGACCACTGCATGGGAGTCCGTGCGTTGTCCCTGCTCCTCGCCATGATCTCGGCCATCACCTCCCCCTCGTCCCTCCCCTCCTCCATGGCCCGACGGTAGTAGTTGAGGGTTTCCACATCCCGGTAGTCAGTGATGGAGGTGAAGTGGGCATTGGTCATCCCTATCTCATCCCCCTGGTAGAGATAGATGGTACCCGGCATGGTGAGCAGCAGGGTGGCGAGCATCTTGCCCGAGGCGAGCCAGTGTTCTCCGTCGCAGCCGAAGCGCGAGATACAACGGGGGAAGTCGTGGTTTCCCAGGTAGAAGCTCATCCAGCCGGCACGGGAGAAGGCCTTGTACCACGTGTACACGATCCGTTTGAACTGCGACCACCGCCAGGGATAGGGGTACGGGTTGCCGAACCGGTAGCCGTCGGGCCCAAGGTCGAGGAACATGTGATCCATGAAGAAGATGCTCTTGAGGGCCTTGTCGTCGCCGACCAGGTGGGGAAGGTCGTCCGGGTGGACACCCGCACACTCCCCCACGGTGAGGAGATCCCTTCCATGGAAACAGCGCCGGTAGAGCTCCTCGAGATACTCCCCGAGGTGCGGGCCGTTCATGAAGTACGGCGTCCCCGGGGCAAGCCCATCGGGCCCCACCTCATCGCCGTCGGGGAAATCGGGGTGCTTCGAGATCACACTTATCGCGTCGAGCCTGAATCCGTCTATCCCCTTGTCGAGCCACCAGTTGACCATGCGATAGAGTTCCTCCCTGAGCGGCGGGTACGCCCAGTTGAGATCGGGCTGTTCCCTGGCGAAGACGTGGAGGTAGTACTCCCCCGTGGCCTCGTCGTACTCCCAGGCCGGCCCCTCGAAGAGCGATCGCCAGTTGTTCGGTCGATCACGCCATATGTAGTAGTGCCGGTAGGGGTTGTCCCTCAAGGCACGGGAGGCGATGAACCACGGGTGCTGATCCGACGTGTGGTTGAGCACCAGGTCCATGACCAGACGGATGCCCCTCGCATGGAGGGCATGGAGAAGCTCCTCCCAGTCCTCCATGGTGCCGAGTTCCTCCATGATGGAGAAGAAGTCGCTTATGTCGTAGCCGTTGTCCACATTGGGAGAACGGTACACCGGGTTGAGCCACACGGCGTCCACCCCCAGGGAGGCGAGGTGGTCGATCCTCTGAATGATCCCCCTGAGATCCCCGATCCCGTCGCCGTTGCTGTCCATGAAACTGCGCGGATAGATCTGATAGACGATCGCCTCTTTCCACCACTGTCGGGACATACTCCTTCCTTTCTTCTCACCTTCGAGAATAGAATCCGTGGGAATCACATGAGTCCCGGGCTTCAACCCTTTATGGATCCCTCCATGAGACCACGCACGAAGTACTTCTGCAACCCGAGGAAGACGATCACCGGGAGCAGCATCGTGACGAAGGCACCCGACGTGAGCAGGTGCCAGTTCTGTCCCCGGGTACCCACCATGTTGAGGAGACGCTGAGTGAGCACCTCCATGTTTTGACCCACGCCGCTCAAGAACACCAGGGCCACCAGGAGGTCGTTCCAGACCCAGAGGAACTGGAAGATGGCGAAACTCGCGAGCGCCGGAGCCGAGAGCGGTACGATGAGCCTGGTGAAGATCTGGAAGTGATCGGCGCCGTCGATGAGCGAGCTCTCGATGATGCTCCTGGGGATGGTGGAGATGTAGTTGAAGAGCAGGTACGTGGCAAGGGGAAGTCCGAACCCGGTGTGGGCCAACCAGATACCCAGGAAGGTGCCGTTGAGGCCTATCTTCTGGTAGTCCCTGAGGATGGGAATGAGGGCCACCTGGAGCGGCACCACGAGGAGCGAGACGATGAGAGTGAAGAGGAGCTTCCTTCCGGGGAACTCGAGCCAAGCGAAGCCGTAGGCCGCGAGGGCGGCGAGGAAGATGGGGATGATCACCGAGGGGACGGTCACCGCGAGGCTGTTGAGAAAGGCAGAGGCCATGTTGTCACCCCGTACGGTCACCTTCCTGCCGTCGCGGGTGGTGTAGGAGTAGTCGGCCCCTGCGAGCACCTGGCGGTAGTTCTCCAAGGTGAGCTCGCCTGGAGAAGAGAAGACCGTCCACCATCCCGATCTCGTGGCCTCCTCCCTGGGCCGCAAGGAGGTGATGAAGAGCCCCAAGGTGGGTATGGTCCAGACCGTGCAGAGCACTGCGAGGACGAGTCCCATGCCCACCCGTCGCACCGTGGACATCTCTCTCATTTGAAGACCTCCCTTCTCCCGAACTGTCTGAGGTTGTACCAGATGATGGGGATCACGGCCAGGAATATGACCACCGCGATCGCCGATCCCCTCCCGTAGTGGAGGAACTTGAACATCTGCTTGTACTGCTGGCTCGCGAGCACCTCGCTCCCGTAGAGCCCGTTCGTCATGGTGTAGACGATATCGAAGATCTTGAGCGTCACCAGTATGATGGTGGTGGATACCGAGACGATGGTCCCCTTGATGCAGGGGATGAGTATCTTCACGGTGGTGACGAATTCTCCCGCCCCGTCGATGTGGGCCGCCTCCCTGAGCTCCTTGGGGATACCCTTGAGCGCGGCCGAGAAGATCACCATGGCGAATCCGGTGTAGAGCCATACGAGTATCACGATGAGGAAGAAGGTGTTCCACGGCCTCAGTACGATCCAGTTCTGCGGCTCACCTCCCAGGGCCACCACGAGGGCGTTGAGCACGCCGTACTGGGGTGAGCCGGGGGGCTGGTAGGCATAGACGAATCGCCATATCACCCCCGCCCCGACGAACGATATGGACATGGGGAGGAAGATGAGCGTCTTCGCCGTGCGCTCGAACGGCATCCTGTCGGCCAGGAGGGCCACCACCAGGCCGAAGAAGACCACCAGACCCGTCCCCACCACGAGCCATATGAGGTTGTTGGCGAAGGCGATGCGCATCGTCCTGTCGGTGAAGATGTAGAGGTAGTTGGAAAGCCCCACGAATCCGGAGCCCATCCGGTCGAAGAAACTCAGGTAGAACGTGCGCACGATGGGAAGGAAGAGGTACCAACCCATCACCAGGACCGCCGGACCCACGAACACGAAGGGGACGATCCTCCTCTGCCAGGCCATGGGAAGGCTGCGCACCAGGGAGCGGGCCGAGAGGAAGAGACCGAGGAGGACCCCGCATCCCCACACGATGGCGAGCAGTGTCATGAGGAGTCTCGCCTCACGCATCACCTTGAGGAGGGAGAACCCTGCGGAGAACCACAAGACCGTCACCACGAGGAGGATGATCCCGCCTGCCATCCTCGACGCCAGGACCCCCGTATTGCGAATATCATGAGAACCCTGCATACTTTCCTCCATGAAGGAAGGGGGCCGAAGCCCAAGGGGCTTCGGCCTCGGCATACGGAGCTGGCTCGGGTCTCACCTGGGCCAGCTTGCTTCTATCTGGTCGAGCACGGTCTCCAGAGGCACACCGGAGACCAGGTCGGCCATTCCGGTCCAGAAGGTTCCGGCACCCACTTCGGCGGGCATGAGGTCGGAGGCATCGAACCTGA from Spirochaeta thermophila DSM 6192 includes these protein-coding regions:
- a CDS encoding carbohydrate ABC transporter permease; amino-acid sequence: MREMSTVRRVGMGLVLAVLCTVWTIPTLGLFITSLRPREEATRSGWWTVFSSPGELTLENYRQVLAGADYSYTTRDGRKVTVRGDNMASAFLNSLAVTVPSVIIPIFLAALAAYGFAWLEFPGRKLLFTLIVSLLVVPLQVALIPILRDYQKIGLNGTFLGIWLAHTGFGLPLATYLLFNYISTIPRSIIESSLIDGADHFQIFTRLIVPLSAPALASFAIFQFLWVWNDLLVALVFLSGVGQNMEVLTQRLLNMVGTRGQNWHLLTSGAFVTMLLPVIVFLGLQKYFVRGLMEGSIKG
- a CDS encoding heavy metal translocating P-type ATPase, which gives rise to MAERTREMRGVRPLVLDIEGMSCTSCAQRVKKALFSREGVREAEVDFPSHRAKVVVEGAVAMEELLKAVEEAGYRARLAEVGEVAVKTYRVEGMSCTSCAQRVKRALEKVEGVQEAEVSFASGEARVVLEEEVPDEVLAHAVEEAGYRLLWEEEEDAEERYLRQERRRLLAAWLLTGPVAVLMVMRMFFGLSLLPGELTSWLELGIGGVVVLGLGWPILRSTWYAFRHLSFTMDSLIGIGALASLATGVLRKAGVEIEDFSLVGAMILSIHLIGNYLKLVATGRASQAIRRLLELGAKVAHRIREDGQIEDVPVQALRKGDLVLVRPGEKIPSDGVIVEGHTAVDESIATGESVPVDRGPGDQVIGATVNQQGAITVRIEKVGKETFLSQVARMVQEAQASKVPIQEFADRVTAVFVPVVLSISAATFVVWLLFPEALGEVVRWAAGFLPWVDPSRGVVSMALFAAIATLVIACPCALGLATPTALMVGMGLGAEHGILIRSGKAIQIAQSVQDVVFDKTGTLTEGKPRVVGVWAPGGEEELARLLSAVESASEHPLARAVCAWAEERGAGGAQAQGVEAVPGKGVRGVVGGSVVLAGRQEWLEEEGVATEGFAGEAEAAYGRGETVVWVAQDGSLVGLVSLADTLKPSSKEAVEALKELGIRCIMLTGDNERAARAIASQVGIDEVRARLLPQDKIRVIRELQAQGRVVAMVGDGINDAPALTQADVGIAIGTGTDIAIESADITLVSENMLGVPRAIGLSRATFRKIRQNLFWAFFYNVIAIPIAVLGLLHPVIAEIAMAISSVNVVTNSLRLRRVRL
- a CDS encoding alpha-glucosidase, which gives rise to MSRQWWKEAIVYQIYPRSFMDSNGDGIGDLRGIIQRIDHLASLGVDAVWLNPVYRSPNVDNGYDISDFFSIMEELGTMEDWEELLHALHARGIRLVMDLVLNHTSDQHPWFIASRALRDNPYRHYYIWRDRPNNWRSLFEGPAWEYDEATGEYYLHVFAREQPDLNWAYPPLREELYRMVNWWLDKGIDGFRLDAISVISKHPDFPDGDEVGPDGLAPGTPYFMNGPHLGEYLEELYRRCFHGRDLLTVGECAGVHPDDLPHLVGDDKALKSIFFMDHMFLDLGPDGYRFGNPYPYPWRWSQFKRIVYTWYKAFSRAGWMSFYLGNHDFPRCISRFGCDGEHWLASGKMLATLLLTMPGTIYLYQGDEIGMTNAHFTSITDYRDVETLNYYRRAMEEGRDEGEVMAEIMARSRDNARTPMQWSAETQAGFTTGEPWIPLNPNYRTINVAQQERDPDSLLSYYRRLIRMRKEHVDVLVYGDLLMHDLDSDHLWVYDRTAGHGGFRIVLNLTPEEQEWEEGDAALVLSSLGDAETGRLRPYEARIYRI
- a CDS encoding carbohydrate ABC transporter permease — protein: MQGSHDIRNTGVLASRMAGGIILLVVTVLWFSAGFSLLKVMREARLLMTLLAIVWGCGVLLGLFLSARSLVRSLPMAWQRRIVPFVFVGPAVLVMGWYLFLPIVRTFYLSFFDRMGSGFVGLSNYLYIFTDRTMRIAFANNLIWLVVGTGLVVFFGLVVALLADRMPFERTAKTLIFLPMSISFVGAGVIWRFVYAYQPPGSPQYGVLNALVVALGGEPQNWIVLRPWNTFFLIVILVWLYTGFAMVIFSAALKGIPKELREAAHIDGAGEFVTTVKILIPCIKGTIVSVSTTIILVTLKIFDIVYTMTNGLYGSEVLASQQYKQMFKFLHYGRGSAIAVVIFLAVIPIIWYNLRQFGRREVFK